The genome window TCTGGGACACGGAGGACGGGCCGGGCCCAGCAGGACATGATGGAGGAggttgtatttattttttgttggcTGTGAAGCCTTCAAGCTCACTCTTCTAACAGCACTGTGCCCCGCTGGAGATGCCAAGAATAGAGCAGGGGTCTGCAGAGCTGATCCTTATGGAAATCCACCATCAGAGTATAACAAAGGGGTTTGGCACCCCACTCTATCCAGGGTCCAGCTTGGGGTGAGCAATAGTACCCCCAGCCTTGGGGGTAGCAGGGGACACCCAGACCATCATCACATGACCACAAGGTTTCTGGGTGGCCGGCAGAGTTTTGGGATTCAggcacagcagtggctgcagagTCAGGGGTTCAGGCTTGACGTCAGGAGGAATGGGAGGGTGGGAGAaaggagcagccagggagagAGAGGGCATGGAAGTGGTGGGACACAGGGAGCCAGGCTGGTGCCAGGAGCTTGGGGCATCTTGTACGCACCCACAGCATTGCAGGGGGACCCCCAGAACCCTCAGAGCATGGAAACCAAATCCACCTCAGAGAGACTAGGGAAAGCACCAGCTCAAGGGGGgcagtgggttttggggtcatgTGATGCCcatcctcctcccccctcccccccccccccccatccttCCTGTCGTGACACCTTGATCACGATTTGTATGACTGTGGCCACTGCATCAGCAATAAAGCTCACCCAATGCTTCCTGTGCCTCCGGACAGCTCCatgcccccagaccccaaactGAGGCGCAGGGGGTGTCTGGGAATGGACTCAGCAACCTCAGCCAGGGgcagctcttccctcccccACACCCATAGCCCACCCTGAACTGGGCACCCTGGGACCACCTGGACAACCCAACCCTGGTGTCCCTGGTCACCTACCCAGAACTTCTGCAAATGGGGcacccagaaccccccaaatGGGACAgccaacccccccccccccaaatggggcaccctgctgctgctggacacAGAGAACCAGGCACCCAGAGCCATgcagacaccccaaaactctGGAGTCACGAAGAACTGCACACCCCAGGACCACCCCACAGTCACCTAAACCCCTTTGAGTCCACACAGAACTGGGAACCCCGAATTCCAAGTTAATCCGGAATTGGATCCCTCAGGGTCACCCTAAAACTCCGGGGTGACCCCAAAActgggcaccccaaaccctcGGGGTCACCTAGAACTGCTATCCCCCTTGGCACCACGGGGCCGGGGCCGTTTTGGGGACGCAGCAGCACACGGGTGTCCCCCGGGAGGCTCCCCCTGTTCCGGGACACCCATGTGCGTGGCTGAGAGGCGGCTCCCGGTACAGGTGAAACGCCGTTTTGGGGGGCATTTCTGCAGCTACGCAGCGCCGTGGCCCCAACGGGAGGAGCAGTATCCGTACCACGGGGTCCTCATGCCCCTTGCCCCAGCATTCCTGCCCCTTGGGGCGGCCCCTGCTAAAGCGGGCACCGCGGGGCCATTGGGACATCCCATCCGGCCGGCCCCGATGTGAGAGCACCAGGGGCGTCACCCGAACACCGACGGTGCCACCTAAACCACGGGGGGCCGGGGCGCAGCGGGGCCGTGCAGCTCCCGAGGGTGAGGGTGGAGGGCCGGCAGGGGGCGCCGTTAACGAACCGGGGGCGCTGCTgtgcgcggcggggccggcagggGGCGCCGTTAACGCACCGGGGCCTCCGTTAACGAACCGGGGGCGGAGCGgcgcgcggcggggccggcagggGGCACGGTGCAGCCCCGGCCCGTCCGGTCCGTCCCGGATCCGGTACTGGGGGTGTCCGGCTCCGCTCGGTACCGGGGAACCCGCGCAGGGCACACGGCGGCGGCGATGGACGGCGGGGCGGCGGCATGaggcggcggaggcggcggggagcatggcggcggcgggcggcggcggggcgcggcgggggctGCTGAAGCGGAAGCCGAACTTCacgctgcaggagctggaggtgctgatGAGCGAAGTGCTCCGCTACGAGCCGCTGCTGTTCGGCGCCGCCGCCGGTACCGTGAACGCGTACGAGAAGCAGAAGATCTGGTGGCGGATCACGCACAAGGTGAACGCCGCCGGCCGCCACCAGCGCGACATCGGTGAGGTGAAGAACCGCTGGCGGGGGCTACGCCGCCGCGCCGGGGACAAGATCAGCCGGCACCGGCTGGAGCGGCAGGGACCGGCCGGCAGGGCCGCCGCCAGGAACGGGAACACCGGGAGCACCGGGAATAACGGGAGCAACGGGAACGGCGCGGccgagcccggcccggggcCCGCCCCTGCCCCCGTCTGGGGTCCTCGCGGCGCCGCCGGAACCGACCCTCGCAGCGCCGGGGGCTCCGCACAGCACGGTGAATGTGCGGGCAGCGGCAGGGGGACGGGGCAGGGACGCGGGGATGCTGGGGCCGGGACGGAAGAGTGGAGAGACGGACATGGGGGACCAGAACACGGACATGCGGGACCGGGACTAGGACAGGAGAGAACGGGGCAGGGATGCTGGGACCAGGTTGCAGAGGGACCGGCACACAGACACAGGCCCTGGGACCGGTACAGGTGTatggtgggacagggacatgaaGAACCAGGACACAGACGTGGGAGACCGGGGCAGGGACTTGCTGGGTGACGGAGGGATGAAATAGGGGCACACAGATGAGGTGGAATGGGACATCGAGAAATGGGTTTAGGAAGTGGGGAAAAGCAACAGGtacatggggacactgggactaGGACATATGCATGGAGGAATTTCTCCCCATTATCCCATCTAACCGTGGTCTCAAGAGAGATGAGGACCAGGACCAGAACATGCAGGACCAGGACATGGACATGGGAAGCCAGGAAACAGACACAGGGCCACTGGGATTGGGAGAGGATGGGAGGAACAGGGACACAAGGGGACCAGGAAGTGAAGGGATCAGGATACAGAAGACCACAGTAGTGACATGGAGATTCTGTGACCTAGATGTGGGGGTCCAGGACACAGACATGGGGGACTGAGACCTGGATGCAAGAGAACTGAGACTGAAACAGGTCACTGGGACCAGGACAGGTGCATTCAGGGACACAGGAGACCAGGACCAGGGTGTGGGGGATCAGAAAAAGGACACAGCCAGACCAGGATGCAGGGGCAGGTGCATGGAGAGATGGGGATGGGGTCTCAGGGGACCTGGCTCAGCACCTGGAGAACCAGGATACAGGGCATCAGGACAGGGACATGAGgaactgggacagggacacagaggcaCTGGGACCAGTACAGGGACATGGAGTAACCAGGACACAGGGGACCAGCACAGAAACATGGTACTGGGACAGGTACACAGGAGAGCCAGGACCAAGAGCAGAGGACAAGGAGCAAGAAACTGGGAGCAGGACAGGTGTGTAGAGGGACCAGGACAGGAACACTGGGACAGGAGATTAGGgccaggacagggacactgggaccatgccatgggggacagggacatggacacagGGGACAATGGCAGGGACATGGAGGATTGGGACAGGGACATGAGGGATATGGGGGCATCTAGGCCTGGAAATATACAtggagggactgggacacagATCCAGGGCAGTGGTGTGAGGGGACTGGGACCAAGATGTGGGAAAAATCAGGACCAGGACTCTGGGACCACTACAGGTGCATGGagggactggggctggagcagtggggcagggacacagagggaacATAGAGTCAGGGCAAAGGGATAAGAACATGGAATattgggacagggacacaggtgacagggatgTGGGAGGACCAGGATAGGGACATAGGAGACAGGGAGAATAACAGGGGCAGCTAGACTAGGACAGAAGGGTACCAGGATCAGGGCATGGATACGGATGACTGGGATTAGGACAGGGACAAAAGGCACAGGATACTGGGACCTGGACAGGGATAAGAAGGGGCTGGGAACAGGGCAAAGATACGGTGGGACTGGGACACTGACATGGGCCAGGACCAGCACAGAGACAAGAAACATGCCATACTGGGACCAGAACAGGGACATGGGGGTTAGTGGGGTGAGAACTGGGACATGGTGGTACCAGGTCCAAACAGGAACATAGAGGCACCACATTCAGGACAGGGATGTGTATGGACTAGGGCAGGGATGTGAGGGTACCAGGACCATACAGACAGATGGGGACACCACATTCAGGACAGGGGTATGGGAATACTGGGAACAGGagagggacaagggacacggGATAGGGTTGAACCATCATGAGGGACACGGGACTATGGAGCTAGATATAGATGGAACCCGGACTGGGTGCAGGAGAGCGGATGTGGGAGCACAGGGATGGAGACAACAGGGTCTATCACTTGGTCCGTGGGGCACTGGGCACACGGGagagccctgcagctccccctCCGTCCCACAGGTGTCAAGGAGGAGCCAGTGAAGGAGGAGCCTGTAGAGGTGAAGACTGAGCCCTTTCACGGCCCTGCTGCCGATGGCATTCCCGGCCGTGGCTCAGACTGTCGGCTGCCCCGCACCGGCATCTGCTCGCCCAACGAGCTGTGCGAGGGCTGGAGCCGGAGCCCCCCGCGCTCCGCACCCTCCGAACTCTCCCTCGGCGACCTACGCGGGCAGCAGGAGCCGCTGGGCTCCGACTTCCCGAGCCTGCTCTTGGAGCAGGAGGCCGAGCAGCTCAGTCACTGCCGTGCGGGAGAGGCGGGGTcccccggggcggcggggctggACGGGACCCCCGAGTGCCCCCAGTTCAGCCTCGTGCAGTCCAATGAGCGGCTGGTGCAGGAGATGCGGGCGTTCCGCCGGGAATACGCCGAGAGCCGTCGGGAGACCACAGCGGTGCTGCGCGGCATCGCCCAGGCACTGGGCGTGCTCAGTCGCAGCCTGGCCGAAATCCGTGACCTCTACCTCCGGGAGCGGGGGGTCCCCAAATCATGAGCCTCCCACGCAGCTGGCTGTGTACACACACCCCTACCCCTCCCCCCAGAACCCACGTCActgcttttattattatttttattattatttcttttcctc of Anomalospiza imberbis isolate Cuckoo-Finch-1a 21T00152 chromosome 26, ASM3175350v1, whole genome shotgun sequence contains these proteins:
- the LOC137462629 gene encoding myb-related transcription factor, partner of profilin-like isoform X1, with product MAAAGGGGARRGLLKRKPNFTLQELEVLMSEVLRYEPLLFGAAAGTVNAYEKQKIWWRITHKVNAAGRHQRDIGEVKNRWRGLRRRAGDKISRHRLERQGPAGRAAARNGNTGSTGNNGSNGNGAAEPGPGPAPAPVWGPRGAAGTDPRSAGGSAQHGECVKEEPVKEEPVEVKTEPFHGPAADGIPGRGSDCRLPRTGICSPNELCEGWSRSPPRSAPSELSLGDLRGQQEPLGSDFPSLLLEQEAEQLSHCRAGEAGSPGAAGLDGTPECPQFSLVQSNERLVQEMRAFRREYAESRRETTAVLRGIAQALGVLSRSLAEIRDLYLRERGVPKS
- the LOC137462629 gene encoding myb-related transcription factor, partner of profilin-like isoform X2 — encoded protein: MAAAGGGGARRGLLKRKPNFTLQELEVLMSEVLRYEPLLFGAAAGTVNAYEKQKIWWRITHKVNAAGRHQRDIGEVKNRWRGLRRRAGDKISRHRLERQGPAGRAAARNGNTGSTGNNGSNGNGAAEPGPGPAPAPVWGPRGAAGTDPRSAGGSAQHGVKEEPVKEEPVEVKTEPFHGPAADGIPGRGSDCRLPRTGICSPNELCEGWSRSPPRSAPSELSLGDLRGQQEPLGSDFPSLLLEQEAEQLSHCRAGEAGSPGAAGLDGTPECPQFSLVQSNERLVQEMRAFRREYAESRRETTAVLRGIAQALGVLSRSLAEIRDLYLRERGVPKS